AACACTGGCCACATGAAGATGCACACCTTtaagcataaacataaacacacacaccatacCGGTAAAGCGAATAAAAAAGTGAAACTCAAACCTGTGAAGACCTTTTGAGACATACAAAACCCAAATATCTAACTTCATAGCTTTCCAACATCTCACAAACATGTGCAATTATTATTTTCAAAACCAGCTCACCTGCCAGTTGTAGTACAAATGGCACAGCTTGTAGGTGAGCCGCTGCATGTGATCAGGCTTTAGTCCACTGGTGTCATACACAACATTGTAATGGGTTGGTGAGACACTTCCACATCTCACAGCCTGGCTCACAATGTAGAAGTCATACCTAaaagaattaaataaaaaggtGTTAACAGCGTTTCCTTCCCATACTACAACATATCATAAAAGAACATCTAGAGAACAAACAACGTACCACTCTGGGCGGGTGACCTCTGAGTCAATGACGGTGCCTGGTGGAGGGTTGGAAATCTTGTCACCAATCATGGCGAAAAACCTGCTGTTGATGCGCTTCTTCACCACCACAACACTCAGCTTGGGTCTACAACAAGCAGATGGAGAGATCCTAACAAAACCTGGCAACTGTCATGTAAAATTCCAGTTTTGTGAGCTCCCTAATCAATAACTACAGAAAGGTAGAACAAAGAAGCCAAAATCCTAACTACTTTTTGTTGACACATATGGGCGTTATGCGCTCAGTGTCATCACCTTTACATAAGAAATTGAACAAAAAGACTTTTTAACAAAAGGTTTGGACTTACTCGTAGTCCTGCCCCATGGACCTGATGGAGTCCATGATCTGCGAAACCTCATAGTTGACCACACTGTGCAGCTGGCCATCTCCCACACCATCTCTGTACACGATGATGCGTGAAGGCAAGCAGTTGTTGAACTTCAAGTAGTCTTTCAGTGCACCTGCAAAACAATGTCGCTGTCAGTTACGACAGTCATTCAGTATGCCGATGAGTCTGCCGTAAAAATGACAAACTGAGCAAAGCAACTTGCCAACGAAGGCCATCTTCAATCCATCCATGATTTCCTGGCCTTTGTGCTGCAGCACACACTTCGAGAACCATCTTGAACAGAAAAATTGGAAATATTACTGATGACATGTCAATAGAGCCCATTAAAGTAATTTCATGCCCATTTGTGCACATGTTAAGCATATTTGAATTCACTGTAGGAAAAATGTACAATATACCATAAAGGCAAACCAGTGCCCTTCAACAATCAGTTGCCATCTATGTTTCTGATACTAACCTGCTCATGGTGTTGTTAAGGCTGGCCACGAGAGCACCAATGGATCTTTTCCCAGCGGTGGAGTCATGGTAGCAGTCAATGCCCACAATCATCAGCTGTTTGAGCTGCGCCAACCAATCAGAAGAATGTAATAATGAAACATCATGGTCTGTCATCTTTTGACCCAAACCTTAAGAAATTCCAGGGTACGGCTAAAAAACGAATCTAGTATGATCAAAATCCAAACCGGCTAAAATACGAGCATACAATGAGAtatccccgcgacccgaccgacggattcagcggtatagaaaatggatggatggataatgagATATTTAACCTTAACAAGAATAAAGAactgaggaaaagaaaaagtaaagatGGCAAACaagcaggaagaaaaaaaaaggtgttttccAACAGGCAGCTGGAAatgacacatgcaaacacaatttTGAATACTGAAACTGAAATCTTTGGAAAATGCCTTCCAGTGTGTGGAATTAAAAACCAGGATTTCTGGCTGACAAAATCGGATGTTTCTCCTTGATCTGATATCAATATTTGTGCCTAATTCCCATGTGTTAACATGACAACGGGTCACGCCTGCAAGACATTGTCCTAACCTTCTTaacagcatttttttatttgacatgttTCGCATTAATGTAATTACTCTCCAGCTCTATTGAAAACAAAAGAAGTCCGAATGTTCACTCCTACATAATCCATATGGCTCAATTGGACCTCTAGTTGTTTAATAACTTTGAGAGTAAAGTAGTTGAAGTAAGCTGTTCTGGCTCAACATTGAGGGGAAGATGATGATAATGAGAGAGATACAGCTGGCTGGAGTTTGTGTTCTGGTTGTTTTTCAGACCAAAAAGCTCACAACTTACAGGAATTTCCACACTCCACAGCTCTCCTCCCATTTTGCACACCATCTGCATTGCAATCTTGGTTGCCACAGTCATGAGTGCTTGAGGTCGGCTGAGGGTGCGGGATAATACACACTGGCTTGGAACGGGACAGTCCACACAAAGGAACTTCTTCAAGCTGTCGTACTTGTCCTTTCTGTTGTTGGGGAGGACTACCACCACCTAATAAATGGAAAACACCAGAAAATCTAATTATGCTTTGTTCATTTTTGTAACATCTCTAAGCCTTCTATCATGACAGATACGAGGTTGTACATGTGATCGCTGACTAAAGATGAGTCCCTGGTAACTGACAATATATTTCTGTAATACTTTATGTAATAAAGTAAGTAGTCAAAAACTTTGATTGGAGTGAGGATTGCCAAATTCTCCATTTCAGAGCAGAATATAAAAAGACTTTCCAGTTCATTTGAAATCTTGTGTTTTAAAGCTTCAATCTAACATTCTAAGCTTCATAAGTGATGTTTACATTTATTTGCTCCATGTTTTccaatgtgtgtttgtgcattaaAAAGAACAAGCCACAGTGCTGTTGAAAGAAGAGTTGAAGGGTGTGCATCTTCAAAAATAGAAGTTTGTTTCCAGAAAAGTTTTATGAATTAGTATTATGAGTTCAGTGCCTCACCCAGTTGATGTTAGAACTAAATCCTACTGCTCCTCCATGGTTCATAAACAAATTACTAAAATATCCATGTGTTAAAAACTCTAAATAGGAGTTGCTTTCTGTAGCTAATATAAAACATCTGATCATTTAAACACAAACCATCTGTGTATCGGGTCCGATGTTGTGCTGCAAGGCTTTGAGAAGAGACTCTTTATGGTCATCAAACTCAACcctgcagttaaaaaaaaaaaaaagcatcgaTGATGAaattacatgaaaaaaaataattcagcgGGGCAACATTACATTTTGTATTCAGTTATATTTAAAAATATTCCTACAAAGAGGAATTAAAACAATGTATTCAAAGCACTTTGCAAACAAACTGCTTCCATTGTCCTCAAACTAGAATTGCATTAAAAGTGTAAACTCTACCAGAACAATTCAAaaccaaatttaaaaaaaaactaatccaGATCCACTCCAAAAACTTCAACTGCTCAAACTCTTAACGAATTGAATGAAATTCAGTTTAGTATTTCTTTTAACCATTATCATACAGACTAAGCTGTACCTAACCTAACATAGCTCTATTTGGGCTCTCAAAAGGAGGATTATCAATATTTTTTCCATAATGATAAAGCTATACCTTGTATACACTGAACTTACATGACAGCTCTCTGTATGCGGAGGCCCAGTGGACCTGAGACTTTGCCAAGGGTCTGCAGGAGGGACTGCGCTTCATTGGCGTTGCGACGGGTGTGAAACATGAACCAGTTATTCAGTGGGGGAGCACTGATCAGAGGTACTCCGCGCATCTCTCTGGACCAGTCGGCTGTTTGAGGGTTGTAGTCAAACTAGGAACCATATCACATAAATATCTAAATCTACATCATAGTCAACTGAATTCAAACAAATGTAAGTTATGCAACCAGAGTTGCATTACCGATTTTGATCCTTGGAAAATCCTCTCTCCTCCGATGACTCTGCCAGTCAGATTTAGAAGTTGCTTATCAAAGCAGAGTCCCCACTTATCCAGCTCTGCCTGTGCTTCAGCATTCCtaagaaataatgttcaggatttAAATCTAAGCAGTTGTTATGACAAAAACAGATGGGATGAAGACCATTTCAAAGAAAACCCATGTAAAGAGACTAAAATTACATATCTGaaacatattttttaaaatgtcacaAATTCATGTCACCAAGGTTTGATTTCAACATTTCACAAAATCTCTCCactgatggggaaaaaaatccaataGGGACTAATTGGGATTCAAAGCCTTGAAATCACATCATTGTCACAGTTCTGGATACCTGCAACAGTTCAGAGATTAAAAATTTGGATGCAACCACACAGATTAAATAAGACAAAAACTTGCTCCTCTGGTTAACTCGGATATTATACACCTACTGCTGTATGTTACTGATAAATCTTTCGAGACGTTTCTCCCTCTGCTCTGGGCTCAGTCTGGTGTGCAAGCTCAAGTCTTTCATGATGGTGAAGTCTGAACGCATCTTATCAGTTAAACCTGCAAAACAGAAGTTTTACTTTAAGTTTACACCCATTTATGGTTTACTGTGGAAGACGTCTGAACAGACTGAAGTTTTAGAACAAACTTGTGCTGCAACAATGATAAGCATTTCACATTTTCTACATTcataattgatttatttaatgaaaTACCCTGCAAAATTTCATGCTCATACATATTTGATATTGATGTAACAGGTGAAACAAAGAATGTGTCAAATGATTTTCAAGTTTAAGTTGAGAAAGGTTGAACCTGTGAGGTAGCACAGCTCTGGGACAAGCATGGCTGGGCCAGGAGGAGGGCCTGCAGCAGGACCCATCTTCTTCACATGGCTGATGAGCAGCGCCTGGTTCCCATCATTGATGTCCAAGCCATATTGCTATGAAGAGAAATGACATGTAAGAGGGGAGAGGAAAAGGAATGGTTCATGAGTGAGGCCATTTTACACTCGGGTACACACTTGAAGTTTCCAACAGCAAATCTATTCCAAACTTTtcatgcactgcattgtgtacAATTCTAATATGAGTCACAGCATTTTAGCATCTTCTTTACGTCAGGCATTGTGTATGTGTCAAAGTATTAAGGCTTGTGTACAAGTTTCCCTGTTTGACCAACATGGGGAGTATCGACACTTACGGTCTTGTAGTAGTTCTTGAAGGAGATGTCCGTTTCTCCTTTCTTGAAAGTGTTGTTCGGAGTGTGATCCCAAGCAATATCATCAATCCTGTAGGTTCTGTTATTGTACCTGAAATTGGAAATAAAGCAATTCACATGTATTGGACTCCTGAAATGTTCTATGGATGTTCCACAGTGGTGTCCTTTAACTCAAATGCCCTCTACGTTTGCTCTGAAGATGGCTCCTCCAACAGTATCTCTGGGTGTG
This Odontesthes bonariensis isolate fOdoBon6 chromosome 6, fOdoBon6.hap1, whole genome shotgun sequence DNA region includes the following protein-coding sequences:
- the piwil1 gene encoding piwi-like protein 1, coding for MTGRARARSRGRARGQDTAPPGAVRAVTAHESAPAPAPPTEGELVGRGRQKGAPGAFPADAALQISAGFQQVKLGERGGRRRDFHDIGINTRQAMEHVKESKCGTSGAVIRLSANFFRILSRPQWVLYQYHVDYNPPMESRRLRSALLFQHEQVLGLARSFDGAMLFLPHRLHGKETVLYSETRNGEKVQITVTLTNELPPTSPVCIQFYNIIFRRILRILNMQQIGRNYYSPSDPLNIPQHKLTIWPGYSTTILHYESSIMMCTDVSHKVLRSETVLDFMTNLRHQCGNQRFAEICGKELIGLIVLTKYNNRTYRIDDIAWDHTPNNTFKKGETDISFKNYYKTQYGLDINDGNQALLISHVKKMGPAAGPPPGPAMLVPELCYLTGLTDKMRSDFTIMKDLSLHTRLSPEQREKRLERFISNIQQNAEAQAELDKWGLCFDKQLLNLTGRVIGGERIFQGSKSFDYNPQTADWSREMRGVPLISAPPLNNWFMFHTRRNANEAQSLLQTLGKVSGPLGLRIQRAVMVEFDDHKESLLKALQHNIGPDTQMVVVVLPNNRKDKYDSLKKFLCVDCPVPSQCVLSRTLSRPQALMTVATKIAMQMVCKMGGELWSVEIPLKQLMIVGIDCYHDSTAGKRSIGALVASLNNTMSRWFSKCVLQHKGQEIMDGLKMAFRHCFAGALKDYLKFNNCLPSRIIVYRDGVGDGQLHSVVNYEVSQIMDSIRSMGQDYEPKLSVVVVKKRINSRFFAMIGDKISNPPPGTVIDSEVTRPEWYDFYIVSQAVRCGSVSPTHYNVVYDTSGLKPDHMQRLTYKLCHLYYNWQGIIRVPAPCMYAHKLAFLVGQSIHRETNVQLDDYLFYL